A window of Phragmites australis chromosome 2, lpPhrAust1.1, whole genome shotgun sequence genomic DNA:
ACGCCCTCGACGCCGATAGTGAAGTTCGGGTCCAGCGGTGGACGGGTCTGACCCATGGCTGAGCCGCGGGATGGCAAGCAGCCAAGGGCGAGGATCGCAAGGGAGAGGCAGGCCAGAAGGCATCTCGCGAGCCAAGCCATTGTAACAGAAACAGAgcgtatgaattagttatcgaaGAGGAAGCTATGCTGCTGTAATGATCATGGCAAGCCCGAGAAGAGATCGCAGTTTATACTAGCACGTTGAGTCAGAGATAGTCAGATAAGATCGATGATTTCGTATGCTCGTAAGATGCGTGCATGGCATAGGTACATCGGGGCTTACACATGCATGTGGCTTGGCGGGTGCATTGCAAGCGAGTTGCATCCGTGATTGTGCGAGTTGGCGGCTTACACATGCATCTGTACTACTAAAAGCGGGTAATGTTGGCCGTGCGCTGGATAATGACGCATTAGCTGTTGCTCTTGCTAGCAGCAAAGGGGCGCCGATACTTCAATTTGCATGCAAAGTGATGTCTTATTAGACTAGCTCGTGAGTTGCTTTCATCACATAATCGACGCCTCTCCGCGCAAGTCAACCCAAAATTTTCAGCCATAGTATCGTCATTATCttactcctataaaatacatAAGTTGTAGCAGATCTGATCGATCTTCACCACACGAGTTAATCAAACGGTCACCATACAAAATTGGATATTGTTCTTcatttcaaaaatacatttaatctctaGTATTTATCTCTCATACCTAAACATCTAATATTTACATTCCAACAATACATTCAACTAGCAAGTTGACTGACGCTAATAGTGTGACTAGTCTCGCTACAATATTTTATCACGGTAcctttaattaaaaattagtcttttagcttttttatgagattagtatcatttagttacaaaacgcataaaattagaagattagataaaaaaataatgttagTGGAAGAGCAAATTATTTATGCTTCAAATTTATACTCGAATCATATACATGTTTTAATTTGATTcctatatattttgatcaactgttAAAATCATACGTCAAGTTTAGATGGCCCAACCAAAACCATAATAGATTTGTCTTACTTGCGTGTTGTGCATTACATGCTGCCTACTTAATGCGACAACCTTTAGCTACATAGTGCTtattaatttattatcttagtaacaattttaattttttatgttatgaattttagctattgattaattgtattttttatggaTTCTTTATTTAggaattcaatttttttctaagactaaatttgatatgtattcttcttttttctattctaaccataatttaattattatttatttattttatttggactctttatttagatatttttctttccaaatcATATGGAAATCAAATTGCTATTTTCCCATCATTTTTAATTcttaaatttagctatttattaatcgtatttgatatagacTCTTTGGTttatgaatttagctatttattaattgtatttgatattaaCTCTTTGttaaatctagaccgttagatgttcaaATAATGAGTGGTttagatcattttctttttttaaattaaCTGGTGATTTtgtgtgcttgagagtgaacaaGGTGGCTCTTTTTTctcctcaaataataatataatagatctCTTATTATTTGTCTTTCATACCTAAACGTCCAAatttatcttatttacattCACCGTCGAGTTTTGCCAAATGGTATGCCACATCTCTCACTTCGCCTACAGCGTCGGATTTCTCCAGAGGGTGTGATGTCTCCGCACTTCGCCTACAACGCTAACTTTCTGGAAAGCGTGCATCACCGCCCACTTCACCTTCAGCATCATCTACCATGAAGTTCGTCTCCATCGAACTATTTTTACACCATGTTACTTTGCgataattatttttatctttttcgCAAATCGGTCAACATCTTAATCCTTCTCACATCGTTGCTACAAATGACCAACTTTGAATGATACGGTCCAACCTCTTGTCTAGTACTTGTTATTCTCCTCCCTCTGAAATTACATTAACATGTTGTGAATTTCGTGTATACAAATCTCTTttgttaaattatattttttttcttcaaattacTATATGCTTATATTGATTCTATATGTGTGAAACATATATACAATTGCTAGTATATCTAGATATGTGTATCAACGTGTACTTTGTCTCATGGAGTCTTGGCCCTTGGGAACCTTAATTGCTACGACATTCATGTCAATCTTGTTTAGTCCTCGACATTCATCTTTATGCATTTACTACAGGCGCGCTATGCTAGGATCAGCTGCTTGCACCAGAGATCGGAGAGGAATAAATTTTGGAAGAGATACCTTTACATATTATCCTACGCCAGATCAATGTTGTTACACGATGATTATTCCCCTGCAAACATGTATATCATCTGATTTATTGCATGCCAGCTTTAAAGTATTTATCCACACGGCCGGCGGCACACTTCCATCACACAGAGGTCTCACACATAAGTAGCCCTGCACTCGAGCCCCTCCAACGTTCAGAGTCAGCTAGAGCTTGCACTTGGCGCTGGGGCCCTTCGGCGCGAACGTGAAGTTGCCGGCCGAGTACCGCGCCTGCAGCTCGTCGGAGAGCGGCACGAACCTGCGGAACTTGAGCGGCGACCCCTTCTTCCGGGCGGGATTTACGGGCACGGCGCACCCGCGCGCCGGCGACCACGGCACGTACACCGTGCAGTCCTTGCTCATGAACGGCACCACCTGCCTTTCCGTCTGGATCAGGAAGTAGCCGTCGGCGTCAGTGGTGTTCCACACCGACAGGTCCCAATTGCCGCGCTGGCACCGCAGCACCGCCGCCGCATCTGCACATATCAAAAGAGGCTACATCACATGTACGGACGTGTGTTGCCTACGTACGTATGGCAAATGAGCACAGATGACGATGAATGGGGGAACCACGTACTCGGGAGAGGCGACGCATCCTTTGACTTGACGTAGCCGCCGTACCGGCAGCCCTTGCACCAGACGACGCCCTCGACGCCGATGGTGAAGTTGAGTTTCCGCGGCGGCTGGGGCAGGCCCATGGCCGAACCGCGGGAGGGCAGGGAGCCCACGGAGAGGATCACGAGGTAGAGGCAGACTAGAAGGCATCTCGCGAGCCAAGCCATTGTAACCGGTTGTGTTCAAGAGTCGACGAAGCTGTGTTGTTGCAATGATGATGGCAATTCTGAGGCGAAGAAGGTGCAATTTATAGGCTTCCACGTCGAGCTGATCGAGGCGAGCTGTGGGCGGGTCAGAGATTCCGTTTTGGCGCAAATGATTTCGGTTTGCACGGAAGAGGCATGCGTGCATTTCAGATGATTGGGGAAACGGGGCTCACACGTTGGTCGCCGGggctttgcatgcatgcatgtggctTTGGGGCGCACTGCAAGCGAATTGCACACCTGAATTTGATTGCTCCTCCTCTACGGAGTATATAACTATATACTATAGTAAGTGGATAATGTTGTATTGCTTAAACGTAGGAACATGAGCGCATCTACTCCAAAATCATACACTTAAAAGTCGCCAGCTGCATCGTTTCTTGTTTATGTTAAGCTTCAACATATATATCTGATCCTACGGAATCTCTGCCTAGTGAACATTTACTACTCCGTACTAGTTTGTTCTAAAAAAGAAGCTAAATACCAGCGAACAATTCTTTGGTACTgttgagttaaaaaaaatgtaaatttcAATTCGAAAGTTTCGTTAGTAACCAGGAGTCAATAATGTTCAGTAGACAGCAGAATCTCTTCGTACATACTGCCTCTGTTTAGAAATAGTAAgcatattttttgatttaatcTTTAAAGTTGAATTTTAATTaagattttcttataaaatgtatattgtgaaattattttatattataaacctagttatataatttttatacactaaacattcttataatttaattaaatattaatcaatgtacataaaatttaactttttaaAACAGAAATACGCTTACAATTTCTGGATAGAGTATATAAGGCCGGCAGGAGAACGCTGCACCGGCCGTACGCTGGATCATGCCTGGATTTCGCTCTTGCTCTTGCTAGCAGCAAAGGGACGCCCATATACTTCAAATTGCATGCAAAGGAACGTCTTAATTGAATCATGATCGCTATCTAGCTCATCATTAGTTGCCTTCATCGCATAATCGCCGCCCGGCCCACCACGCAGACAAGAAAGTCAACCCAAAATTTTCAGTTAGCCACGGCTTCGTCAGTTGTTATATCCAAATACACGCGTTGACCTTGGCCCCTAGGGTAGCTTAGCTGCTGCATGCTTCTCCTCCACgtacatgcatatatgcatgccaATCTTGTATAGTGTTGTCCGCACCTTACGTCCTACGTAGCTGCTCCTATGCGCTAAGCAAGCGGCGGCTGTTCGACCATAATATGATAGTGATGAGTATGATTAGGCGGATCCAGTACGCTTGACGTGAATAAAATTATAGGAAGTGACTTACTGAGTTCATATGTACCACTGATCTCTTTATACATAGAGTTTTTGAATTTCAGTGGTCAAATTTAACTGAGATAATATATAATGGGGTGTttatggaaagaaaaaaaaagtttttttcttaATTGCACTGGCACATGTGCTTAGTGAGAGAACAAGAGTTTACTAAAGTATCATTGTTTATATTAGTGTTAATAAGATAGTTAATATAGTCTttgtttgtattaaaaattataatttttatataactGTTTAACACTCTCTTTCCTTAAGTAACTAGTCATAAGTATTTAATATTGTTCATGCCCTGACTATCTATAAAAAAGCTCTTTGTATTGATCACACAAAAATATTCACTTTAACTAAAGTCAAAAAATTTGTCAGAATTACTGACAGCAGCAAACTGggatttttctctttctttgacTACGGGCTAGTTTTTAGAGGAACGGGCTTTGTAGATTGGCCCGTGGAAGGAAGCATGGAAAAAAATGGGCCTAGATTATGGGCCGAGTAATAGTGAACGGCTCTCCAGAGGTCCACAGCAGAAATCTCACAAGTTTCTCCAAGATGAACACATTCGCTTCcctaaaaaaaagatgaacacatTCTCTCGAACTCTTTTTCATTATTTGGGGTT
This region includes:
- the LOC133910064 gene encoding non-classical arabinogalactan protein 30-like, yielding MAWLARCLLVCLYLVILSVGSLPSRGSAMGLPQPPRKLNFTIGVEGVVWCKGCRYGGYVKSKDASPLPNAAAVLRCQRGNWDLSVWNTTDADGYFLIQTERQVVPFMSKDCTVYVPWSPARGCAVPVNPARKKGSPLKFRRFVPLSDELQARYSAGNFTFAPKGPSAKCKL